One window of Thioflexithrix psekupsensis genomic DNA carries:
- a CDS encoding DUF465 domain-containing protein — protein sequence MLLEESTLINQRLQGLYLEHRDLDDVINRLSQDKCIDELQLKRLKKRKLLVKDMISRLESLLIPDLDA from the coding sequence ATGTTATTAGAAGAAAGCACCCTAATAAATCAACGTTTACAAGGATTATATTTAGAACATCGAGATTTAGACGATGTGATTAATCGCTTGTCTCAAGATAAATGTATCGATGAATTGCAATTAAAACGCTTGAAAAAAAGAAAATTATTAGTAAAAGATATGATCTCCCGTTTGGAAAGTTTATTGATTCCTGATTTGGATGCGTAA
- a CDS encoding ATP-binding response regulator, which yields MILDTLLVVDDTPENVTVLLNMLSKAGFDVLVAREGEEGIQTAEYANPDMILLDIMMPDMDGFQVCQRLKSNPATADIPVIFMTALTDTTDKVKGFQVGASDYITKPLQHEEVLARIRAHLNAHKLQQRLYERNMELDAFAHTVAHDLKDPISAMTCLAETLFLKSPEGTVVDARMRERLQLIGQAGRQTINIIDALLLLAGVSQQKTVEYHVLNMQEIVASVLTQRLQTMLEKYQAEISYCGEWPAALGYAPWIEEVWFNYLHNGLKYGGTPPRLQVGAETCRGQRVRFWVRDNGRGLTVEEQRQLFTPFMRLHTDAVEGHGLGLSIVGQIIKKLGGEVGVKSQLGEGSLFYFTLPAA from the coding sequence ATGATACTTGATACTCTGCTGGTGGTTGATGACACTCCTGAAAATGTGACTGTTTTGCTCAATATGTTGAGTAAAGCGGGTTTTGATGTTTTGGTGGCGAGAGAGGGCGAAGAGGGCATTCAGACCGCAGAATATGCCAATCCTGACATGATTTTGTTAGACATCATGATGCCCGATATGGACGGTTTTCAGGTGTGTCAACGTTTGAAAAGTAATCCAGCCACAGCAGACATTCCGGTTATTTTTATGACTGCGCTGACTGACACCACGGATAAAGTCAAAGGATTTCAAGTGGGTGCGTCGGATTACATCACTAAGCCGTTGCAACACGAGGAAGTGTTGGCGCGCATTCGGGCGCATTTGAACGCGCATAAATTGCAACAGCGACTGTATGAACGTAATATGGAATTGGACGCATTCGCGCATACGGTCGCTCACGATTTGAAAGACCCGATCAGTGCCATGACGTGTTTGGCGGAGACTTTATTTTTAAAATCGCCCGAAGGCACGGTAGTCGATGCGCGAATGCGGGAAAGATTACAGTTAATTGGGCAGGCCGGGCGACAAACGATTAATATTATTGACGCGCTGTTACTGCTTGCGGGCGTAAGTCAGCAGAAAACAGTTGAGTATCACGTATTAAATATGCAAGAGATTGTTGCAAGCGTCTTAACCCAGCGTTTACAAACCATGTTGGAAAAATATCAAGCCGAAATCAGTTATTGTGGTGAATGGCCAGCGGCTTTGGGTTACGCGCCGTGGATTGAGGAAGTGTGGTTTAACTATTTGCACAATGGGCTAAAATACGGCGGTACGCCTCCGCGTTTACAAGTGGGCGCGGAAACCTGTCGTGGCCAGCGGGTGCGTTTTTGGGTGCGGGATAATGGACGCGGTTTGACCGTCGAGGAACAACGACAATTGTTTACACCTTTTATGCGTTTACATACGGATGCCGTTGAAGGTCATGGTTTAGGGTTATCGATTGTGGGGCAAATTATTAAAAAATTAGGCGGTGAAGTGGGCGTAAAAAGCCAACTCGGCGAAGGCAGTTTATTTTATTTCACGTTACCCGCGGCATAA
- the ppc gene encoding phosphoenolpyruvate carboxylase, which translates to MMESVKVKDKALRRRVKLLGKLLGKTLLARADGQVYAAVETLRKGYISLHETPNPNKRRQLERLIQALSPEILTDVVRAFNIYFSLLNIAEELFRDQRRQRLIHRGGPLWEESFDQTLRQLIANEITPEQIQLLLNSLTYIPVFTAHPTEARRRTIQVALRRIFTRVKHFNPRKLSQVEIQDQQEVLESYLHLLWKTDEVRTKKLEVVDEITNGLHYFRECLFVAVPHTYRAVERSVRRIYSLQQPVRVPSFLRFGSWIGGDRDGNPFVTPETTATAVLLQAQEILQEYVQCVQELTDTLTHSTRLCQPSEAFMAQLMEDVQLAERCQRDPHSEHIQEIYRRKCLLMRDRLRCNLTLVQLRLQNNLTGMQATELRAYAYPSEIEFYRDLLVIRDSLISHGDIQVAERGLKDLLRLVETFGFYLMRLDIRQESTRHSEAIAELSLQKNVDYLTLDESQRLQHLVELLTQNWQFANNGQLTENTQQTLDVFCVMAEMRLAISPQIFGSYVISMTHTASHVLEVLVLAQQHGLVGQYPDGKVFCHVTVAPLFETIEDLTHIDQVLSTLLDIPLYRELLRFYEEESYASIPLTHRIDPALIQPKGALQEVMLGYSDSCKDGGILSSSWNLYEAQRKITALADRYGITCRLFHGRGGSVGRGGGPTYEAIVSQPVGTVRGQIKFTEQGEVLSYKYSNPETAIYELNAGASGLMRATANSLLGGHDVANDPPEFLEIMRELSALGEQHYRQLTDHTEGLMTYFYEATPVSEIALMNIGSRPARRRADNPSKYSIRAIPWVFGWSQSRHTLPAWYGLGWALAAYCQGDSARLKKLQAMYQDWPFFRSLLSNIEMALFKADLEIMRNYASLCQDQEHGELIFAHIEQEYRRTLEQLLLVTQSNELLSHNPALQISLKRRQPYIDPLNVIQVHLLRQYRRYINEGNEAEAERWLNPLLRSINAIAAGMRNTG; encoded by the coding sequence ATGATGGAATCTGTCAAGGTTAAGGACAAAGCATTGCGCCGACGAGTCAAATTATTGGGCAAATTGTTAGGTAAAACGCTGTTAGCCCGCGCCGACGGTCAAGTTTACGCGGCGGTGGAAACCTTACGCAAGGGTTATATCAGTCTGCATGAAACCCCCAACCCGAATAAACGTCGCCAATTAGAACGATTAATTCAAGCCTTATCGCCTGAGATATTAACGGATGTGGTGCGGGCCTTTAATATTTACTTTAGTTTATTGAATATTGCAGAGGAATTATTCCGCGATCAAAGACGGCAACGTTTAATTCATCGCGGCGGCCCACTTTGGGAGGAATCTTTTGATCAAACCTTACGCCAATTGATCGCCAATGAAATTACGCCAGAACAGATTCAATTGTTGTTAAATAGTTTGACTTATATTCCTGTTTTTACCGCGCATCCTACCGAAGCACGGCGGCGCACGATTCAAGTGGCTTTGCGGCGAATTTTTACCCGTGTGAAACATTTTAATCCGCGTAAATTAAGTCAAGTTGAAATTCAAGATCAACAAGAAGTTTTAGAATCTTATTTGCATTTATTATGGAAAACGGATGAAGTTCGCACGAAAAAATTAGAAGTGGTGGATGAAATCACCAATGGTTTGCATTATTTTCGTGAATGCTTATTTGTGGCTGTTCCCCACACTTATCGTGCGGTAGAACGCAGTGTGCGCCGTATTTACAGCTTGCAACAGCCGGTGCGGGTGCCAAGTTTTCTGCGTTTTGGGTCGTGGATCGGTGGAGATCGGGACGGTAATCCTTTTGTCACGCCCGAAACCACAGCGACTGCGGTATTGTTGCAAGCCCAAGAAATTCTACAAGAATACGTACAGTGTGTACAAGAATTGACGGATACCTTGACCCATTCGACCCGTTTGTGTCAGCCTTCAGAGGCGTTTATGGCGCAGTTGATGGAGGATGTACAATTGGCCGAACGTTGCCAGCGTGATCCGCATTCTGAGCATATTCAAGAAATTTATCGACGCAAATGCTTATTAATGCGAGATCGGTTACGCTGTAATTTGACCTTAGTGCAGTTGCGTTTGCAAAATAATTTGACGGGAATGCAGGCCACAGAATTGCGAGCTTATGCTTATCCCAGTGAAATTGAATTTTATCGGGATTTATTAGTGATTCGAGATTCATTAATCAGTCACGGTGATATTCAAGTGGCTGAACGCGGATTAAAAGATTTATTGCGTTTGGTAGAAACTTTTGGTTTTTATTTAATGCGTTTGGATATTCGTCAAGAATCAACACGCCACAGTGAAGCGATTGCTGAATTAAGTTTGCAAAAGAATGTCGATTATTTAACGCTTGATGAATCGCAACGTTTGCAGCATTTGGTCGAATTATTAACGCAGAATTGGCAATTTGCAAATAACGGCCAACTCACTGAAAATACACAACAAACGTTAGATGTGTTTTGTGTGATGGCTGAAATGCGTTTGGCGATCAGTCCGCAAATTTTCGGCAGTTATGTGATTTCTATGACGCATACAGCCAGCCATGTATTAGAAGTATTGGTGTTGGCACAGCAACATGGTTTAGTCGGTCAATATCCGGATGGCAAAGTATTTTGTCATGTGACCGTTGCGCCTTTATTTGAAACGATTGAAGATTTAACCCATATTGATCAGGTATTAAGTACTTTATTAGACATTCCTTTGTATCGGGAATTGTTGCGTTTTTACGAAGAAGAAAGTTATGCCTCAATTCCTTTAACCCATCGCATTGATCCTGCGTTAATTCAGCCTAAAGGCGCGTTGCAAGAAGTGATGTTAGGTTATTCGGATTCTTGTAAAGATGGGGGCATTTTATCGTCTTCTTGGAATTTATACGAAGCGCAACGTAAAATTACCGCATTAGCGGATCGTTATGGCATTACTTGCCGTTTATTTCATGGGCGTGGGGGGTCTGTGGGACGTGGTGGTGGCCCGACTTATGAGGCTATTGTGTCTCAACCGGTGGGAACGGTACGCGGACAAATTAAATTCACAGAACAAGGTGAAGTATTATCGTATAAATACAGTAATCCTGAAACCGCTATTTATGAATTAAATGCAGGAGCTTCAGGCTTAATGCGTGCCACCGCCAACAGTTTATTGGGAGGGCATGATGTTGCGAATGATCCGCCCGAATTTTTGGAAATTATGCGCGAATTGTCGGCTTTAGGAGAACAGCATTATCGCCAATTAACCGACCATACGGAAGGCTTAATGACTTATTTTTATGAGGCCACGCCCGTATCAGAAATTGCTTTAATGAACATTGGCTCACGTCCTGCGCGGCGGCGGGCGGATAATCCTTCTAAATACTCTATTCGCGCCATTCCTTGGGTTTTCGGTTGGTCGCAATCTCGGCATACTTTGCCCGCGTGGTATGGTTTAGGCTGGGCATTGGCGGCTTATTGCCAAGGAGATTCGGCGCGATTAAAGAAATTGCAAGCCATGTATCAAGATTGGCCATTTTTCCGTTCTTTACTGAGCAATATTGAAATGGCATTATTTAAAGCGGATTTAGAGATTATGCGCAATTACGCCAGCTTGTGCCAAGATCAAGAGCATGGAGAGTTGATTTTTGCGCATATTGAACAAGAATATCGCCGCACCCTTGAGCAATTATTATTAGTGACGCAATCGAATGAATTATTATCGCATAATCCTGCCTTGCAAATTTCTTTAAAACGTCGTCAACCTTATATTGATCCGTTAAACGTGATTCAAGTGCATTTATTGCGACAATATCGCCGTTATATTAATGAAGGCAATGAAGCAGAAGCCGAACGTTGGTTAAATCCTTTATTGCGTTCTATTAATGCCATTGCTGCGGGCATGAGAAACACGGGATAA
- a CDS encoding sulfite exporter TauE/SafE family protein, which translates to MEIIFLLILGFIAGILAGLLGIGGGAVIVPALVWIFHYGQSVPSVHLMHIAIGTSLATIVATSIASIWAHHRHGAVQWSIVWQLAPGVALGAFLGAWIAHYLSSDFLRIIFGIFLLLLSIEMIWGKKPAAHRQLPNRYLTGMIAVFIGILSALVGIGGGSLTVPFLTFCNVTLRHAIATSAACGFPIALAGAMGFIVTGWSVSHLPNYSLGYVYLPAFILVAAISVFTAPLGAKLTHTLPTTLLKKLFGIFLAIIALKMLWG; encoded by the coding sequence ATGGAAATTATTTTTTTACTTATTTTAGGGTTTATTGCGGGTATTTTAGCAGGATTATTAGGGATTGGTGGCGGGGCTGTGATTGTGCCTGCATTGGTGTGGATTTTTCATTATGGTCAATCCGTGCCTAGTGTGCATTTAATGCACATTGCGATTGGGACTTCTTTAGCGACAATTGTCGCCACTTCTATTGCGTCAATTTGGGCGCATCATCGTCATGGCGCGGTACAATGGTCAATCGTGTGGCAATTGGCACCGGGGGTGGCATTGGGTGCGTTTCTCGGCGCGTGGATTGCACATTATTTATCCAGTGATTTTTTACGCATTATTTTTGGCATTTTCCTGTTATTATTGTCCATAGAAATGATTTGGGGTAAAAAACCCGCTGCACATCGACAATTGCCTAATCGCTATCTCACTGGAATGATTGCTGTTTTTATTGGGATATTGTCGGCTTTGGTGGGTATTGGGGGTGGATCGTTGACGGTGCCTTTTTTGACTTTTTGCAATGTGACATTACGGCACGCCATAGCCACTTCAGCCGCTTGTGGTTTTCCGATTGCGCTTGCGGGGGCGATGGGTTTTATTGTCACTGGATGGTCTGTGTCTCATTTGCCCAATTATAGTTTGGGTTATGTGTATTTACCTGCTTTTATTTTAGTGGCAGCGATTAGTGTTTTTACTGCCCCTTTAGGTGCGAAATTAACCCATACTTTACCCACTACATTATTAAAAAAATTGTTTGGGATTTTTCTAGCGATTATTGCTTTAAAAATGTTGTGGGGATAA
- a CDS encoding lysylphosphatidylglycerol synthase domain-containing protein, with translation MLVWLKRFWLSFFILFALLFIGHYLWIEKDKLENHLTLNPHYLWIAVVLQILFLLLTAYLWRYNILQLTPLKIKFKSALMQIILLMIGKYLPGKVWGMFARGTQLKNKGLSWTEIISLTLQEQFALVHSGAILAATLWAVLTQELLWVCIAVLAWLSIGLGRVLLSLSFRFYNVISRWFIKKEIEGLTDLPLLDITAYFYLIIGFVTAWSMLGLVYSGVYFAFVNALFNVELILWITLANVVGMTVGFFALFAPGGIGVRESVSTLFLIQFMPLEQAIMASLLFRFWTVCTELLAGILLLMVSEEKTTTTSLEQ, from the coding sequence ATGTTAGTTTGGCTAAAGCGATTTTGGTTAAGTTTTTTTATCTTGTTTGCTTTGTTGTTTATTGGTCATTATCTGTGGATAGAAAAAGACAAGCTGGAAAATCATTTAACGTTAAATCCTCATTATCTCTGGATTGCTGTCGTACTGCAAATCCTATTTTTACTGCTCACGGCCTATCTTTGGCGATATAATATTTTGCAGTTGACACCACTTAAAATTAAATTTAAAAGTGCCTTAATGCAAATTATTTTGCTGATGATAGGTAAGTATTTGCCCGGTAAAGTGTGGGGGATGTTTGCGCGGGGAACTCAGTTAAAAAACAAAGGGTTATCTTGGACAGAAATTATTAGTTTAACTTTACAAGAGCAGTTTGCCTTAGTGCATTCGGGTGCTATTCTTGCGGCCACGTTGTGGGCTGTGTTGACGCAGGAATTATTATGGGTGTGCATTGCGGTGTTAGCGTGGCTCAGTATTGGTTTGGGAAGGGTTTTATTATCGCTGTCTTTTCGTTTTTATAATGTCATCAGTCGTTGGTTTATTAAAAAAGAAATAGAAGGTTTAACTGATTTACCGTTATTAGATATAACCGCTTATTTTTATCTTATTATAGGATTTGTCACGGCTTGGTCAATGCTGGGTTTGGTTTATAGCGGCGTTTATTTTGCTTTTGTCAATGCGTTATTTAATGTCGAATTAATTTTATGGATTACGCTAGCCAATGTGGTGGGCATGACGGTGGGATTTTTTGCTTTATTTGCACCGGGGGGAATTGGCGTTAGAGAATCGGTGAGTACTTTATTTTTAATTCAATTCATGCCATTAGAACAGGCGATTATGGCCAGTTTATTATTTCGTTTTTGGACGGTCTGTACAGAATTATTGGCAGGCATTCTGTTGCTGATGGTCTCAGAAGAAAAAACAACAACAACATCATTAGAACAGTGA
- a CDS encoding carbon-nitrogen hydrolase family protein, which yields MTVHRIAAVQMASGAQVAANLQEAQRLIQEAVENGAECVVLPENFAFMGANDHAKLAIQEPFGEGMIQQFLAQTAKQQGIWLIGGTIPLASGDPHRVRAACLAYNPEGICVARYDKIHLFDVDVGSHERYEESQTTDPGQEITVFDTPFGRIGLAICYDLRFPELFRCLLEQGAEIICVPSAFTDITGRAHWELLTRTRAVENLSYLIAADQGGYHVNGRKTYGDSLIVDPWGHVLNRLFQGLGVVTADIDTEHQAQLRQRFPTIHHRKILCQAR from the coding sequence ATGACGGTTCATCGTATTGCGGCTGTACAAATGGCCTCAGGCGCACAAGTCGCCGCTAACTTACAAGAAGCCCAACGACTCATCCAAGAAGCGGTAGAAAATGGCGCGGAATGTGTTGTTTTACCCGAAAATTTTGCCTTTATGGGCGCGAATGATCACGCAAAATTAGCCATTCAAGAACCGTTTGGAGAAGGAATGATCCAACAATTTTTAGCCCAAACCGCCAAACAACAAGGCATTTGGTTAATTGGTGGTACGATTCCCTTAGCCAGCGGCGATCCCCATCGAGTACGAGCGGCTTGTTTAGCGTACAATCCGGAAGGGATTTGTGTGGCGCGTTACGACAAAATACACTTGTTTGATGTCGATGTGGGCAGCCACGAACGTTATGAAGAATCCCAAACCACCGACCCCGGACAGGAAATCACGGTATTTGACACCCCTTTTGGCCGCATTGGCTTGGCAATCTGTTATGATCTTCGTTTTCCTGAATTATTCCGGTGTTTATTAGAACAAGGCGCAGAAATTATTTGTGTTCCATCAGCGTTTACTGACATCACTGGCCGCGCCCATTGGGAACTGCTCACCCGAACCCGCGCTGTAGAAAATTTGTCATACTTAATAGCAGCCGATCAAGGCGGATACCATGTCAATGGACGCAAAACTTACGGTGATAGCCTCATTGTTGACCCCTGGGGACATGTATTAAACCGCTTATTTCAAGGCCTAGGTGTCGTCACCGCCGACATAGACACCGAACATCAAGCCCAATTGCGACAACGTTTTCCGACCATTCATCATCGAAAAATCTTATGTCAAGCCCGCTAA
- the tldD gene encoding metalloprotease TldD, whose translation MSSPLTPLQLATESLLIPSELDQESLTHLLDDLKRGRVDYADLYFQHSQQESWGLEEGLIKTCHTSWDRGVGVRANIGDKTGFAYSDDLQFSTLRQAARAAQSIAYHGQSLSPAVSGRILPVTAYYYPDNPLTGFSSTEKVAWLTRLDQLARDSDPRIKQVSINLHGSYKIILIMATDGTLQADVQPLVRLNVSVIAESKGRREQGGSGGGARTDYGYFFDQQRAETYVQEAVKRALTHLEAIDAPAGEWPVVLGAGWPGVLLHEAVGHGLEADGNRKGTSAFAGRLGQKVASPLCTVVDNGTLTQRRGSLNIDDEGTPTQCTTLIENGILTAYMQDKLNARLMGTISTGNGRRQSYAHPPLPRMTNTYLLAGQTPPEDIIASVNKGLYAVNFGGGQVDTVSGKFVFSATEAYLIENGRITAPVKGATLIGNGLETLNRISMVGNDLALDGGVGTCGKEGQQIPVGVGQPTLRIDQLTIGGTRT comes from the coding sequence ATGTCAAGCCCGCTAACCCCACTGCAACTGGCAACGGAATCCTTACTGATTCCCAGCGAATTAGATCAAGAATCCCTCACGCATCTGCTCGACGATTTGAAGCGTGGCCGGGTGGATTATGCCGATCTTTATTTTCAACACAGCCAACAAGAATCTTGGGGCTTAGAAGAAGGACTCATAAAAACCTGTCACACAAGCTGGGATCGGGGAGTCGGCGTACGCGCCAATATAGGCGATAAAACCGGTTTTGCTTACAGCGATGATTTACAATTTTCTACTTTGCGACAAGCCGCACGAGCCGCACAGTCTATTGCCTACCACGGACAATCCTTATCACCAGCGGTATCTGGGCGAATTTTGCCCGTAACCGCCTATTATTATCCAGATAATCCTTTGACCGGCTTTAGTTCAACAGAAAAAGTGGCGTGGTTGACCCGTTTGGATCAGTTGGCACGCGACAGCGATCCGCGTATTAAACAAGTGTCTATCAATCTTCACGGCAGTTATAAAATAATTCTGATCATGGCGACGGATGGCACCTTGCAAGCAGATGTACAACCGCTAGTGCGGCTCAATGTCAGTGTCATTGCAGAATCAAAAGGTCGGCGCGAACAAGGCGGAAGCGGCGGCGGCGCACGAACAGATTACGGCTATTTTTTCGATCAACAACGCGCCGAAACTTACGTTCAAGAGGCTGTAAAACGTGCTTTAACCCATTTAGAAGCCATTGATGCGCCCGCCGGAGAATGGCCGGTGGTATTGGGTGCGGGTTGGCCGGGGGTTTTGCTGCACGAAGCGGTGGGACATGGCTTAGAAGCGGACGGTAATCGTAAGGGAACATCGGCTTTTGCGGGGCGTTTAGGGCAAAAAGTGGCTTCTCCGCTGTGTACAGTGGTGGATAACGGCACATTAACCCAACGGCGTGGCAGTCTCAACATCGACGACGAAGGCACGCCCACGCAATGCACTACCTTGATTGAAAACGGCATTTTAACCGCCTATATGCAAGATAAGTTGAACGCCCGCTTAATGGGAACAATCAGCACAGGAAATGGTCGCCGTCAATCTTACGCCCATCCGCCCTTACCCCGCATGACTAATACGTATTTATTAGCCGGCCAAACACCGCCCGAAGACATTATTGCTTCGGTCAACAAAGGCTTATACGCGGTCAATTTTGGTGGAGGACAAGTGGACACGGTATCGGGAAAATTTGTATTTTCTGCCACCGAAGCATATTTGATTGAAAATGGACGCATCACCGCCCCCGTAAAAGGAGCAACACTGATCGGTAACGGTTTAGAAACCCTAAACCGAATCAGTATGGTTGGCAATGATCTTGCGTTGGACGGTGGCGTTGGCACATGTGGCAAGGAAGGACAACAAATTCCCGTCGGGGTCGGTCAACCGACTTTGCGCATCGATCAATTGACAATAGGGGGAACACGCACGTGA
- a CDS encoding formylglycine-generating enzyme family protein, with protein sequence MSSITQAKAEAQKLIKRYNKLQAEAKTADAAEAARKAAEAEKLVSQISALQSAITKLQAKDRQQTTPVPNRAASPDLSAVKKPLSPPVTGNTDDLSPEDLRRASEEKAMLESRIARIESAQQRTRAQIEQLSRAKQELARLKQEAEQSAAKERRANDEKLQQELAKLIEKKEAEQEQLRKEMEAVRKQAEKDAELLKLQRDSARAIMEKQKQIEREKLLSQSRAKGKKIAVILAVVVLLVGGGVSAVMFTPILQILLPSDKPAPSTQNTNESTESVPQQAADPTPPPPAPVRALGEFQDRLRSGGTGPTMVRLPAGTFMMGIRAGLPYPTEQPQHQVSLNQFAISKYEVTFADYDRFARATGRELPDDRSWGRSNRPVINVTWDDATEYAKWLSEESGKQYRLPTEREWEYAAKAGTDSLYWWGSEIGQNNANCAICGSQWAGRSTAPVGSFQPNAFGLHDVIGNVQEWTLDCFRPNYTGAPPFGAWEGGDCSKRMVRSSSYRSFQGKNRTTQREDFPPKRKSDTIGFRVVRVE encoded by the coding sequence GTGTCTTCGATAACTCAAGCGAAAGCTGAAGCGCAAAAGCTGATTAAACGGTACAACAAACTACAAGCCGAAGCCAAAACAGCGGATGCGGCTGAGGCTGCACGTAAAGCGGCTGAAGCAGAGAAATTAGTCTCGCAAATTAGTGCGTTGCAATCTGCCATTACCAAATTACAAGCCAAAGATCGACAACAGACCACGCCCGTACCTAATCGAGCCGCCTCCCCTGATTTGTCTGCGGTTAAAAAACCGTTAAGCCCGCCCGTCACAGGCAACACTGACGATTTATCGCCAGAAGACTTGCGTCGAGCCAGCGAAGAAAAAGCGATGTTAGAATCGCGGATTGCCCGCATTGAGTCCGCACAGCAACGCACCCGCGCCCAAATTGAACAACTCTCCAGAGCCAAACAAGAATTAGCACGCCTAAAACAAGAAGCTGAACAAAGTGCCGCTAAAGAACGTCGCGCTAACGATGAAAAATTACAGCAAGAATTGGCGAAATTAATCGAAAAGAAAGAAGCCGAACAAGAACAATTACGCAAAGAAATGGAAGCTGTCCGTAAACAGGCGGAAAAAGATGCTGAATTATTAAAATTACAACGCGATTCAGCCCGCGCCATTATGGAGAAACAAAAACAAATTGAACGCGAGAAATTGCTCAGTCAATCTCGCGCCAAAGGAAAGAAAATAGCAGTGATTTTAGCCGTTGTGGTGCTGCTGGTGGGGGGAGGTGTGAGTGCGGTTATGTTTACTCCCATTTTGCAGATTCTGTTACCCAGCGACAAGCCTGCACCCAGTACACAGAATACTAATGAATCCACCGAATCCGTGCCACAACAAGCCGCAGACCCCACTCCTCCTCCTCCTGCTCCTGTAAGGGCATTGGGCGAATTCCAAGATCGACTGCGTTCTGGCGGGACAGGCCCTACCATGGTACGTTTACCCGCAGGGACGTTTATGATGGGTATTCGGGCGGGTTTGCCGTATCCAACAGAACAGCCGCAACACCAAGTGAGTCTTAACCAATTTGCGATTAGCAAATATGAAGTGACTTTTGCGGATTATGACCGTTTTGCGCGAGCGACAGGGCGAGAATTACCCGATGATCGCAGTTGGGGGCGTAGTAATCGTCCTGTGATCAATGTCACTTGGGACGATGCCACCGAGTATGCCAAGTGGCTGTCTGAAGAAAGCGGTAAACAATACCGTTTACCCACCGAACGCGAATGGGAATATGCCGCGAAAGCCGGAACAGATAGCCTCTATTGGTGGGGATCAGAAATCGGTCAAAACAACGCCAATTGTGCCATTTGTGGCAGCCAATGGGCAGGACGCTCTACTGCTCCCGTCGGTAGTTTTCAACCCAATGCGTTTGGATTACATGACGTGATTGGTAACGTGCAAGAATGGACGTTGGACTGTTTCCGTCCGAATTACACTGGCGCGCCGCCATTCGGTGCGTGGGAAGGCGGAGATTGTTCAAAACGCATGGTACGCAGCAGTTCTTACCGCAGTTTTCAAGGCAAAAACCGCACAACCCAACGCGAAGATTTCCCCCCCAAACGTAAGTCAGATACCATCGGTTTTCGTGTGGTCAGAGTGGAATAA
- a CDS encoding carbohydrate kinase family protein → MSALICGSFAFDTIMLFKDQFKRHILPEQVHILNVSFLVPELRREFGGCSGNIAYNLKLLGGNPLPMATVGIDFDPYLRWMNRWEISTTHVKVIDDTYTAQAFITTDLDDNQITAFHPGAMSFAHLNRISDTTGVTIGIVSPDGRDGMLEHATQFVDANIPFIFDPGQGLPMFNGDELTRFIEQATWVTVNDYEWELMLDRTGLSIEKVLERGVKALIITKAASGSLIYTAEKTYTIPPAKVTQLLDPTGCGDAFRGGILFGLMNGMDWETTGRIASLMGAIKIASYGTQNHHPSLDEIKALFKTHFGYDFT, encoded by the coding sequence GTGTCAGCATTAATTTGTGGTTCATTTGCATTTGATACAATTATGTTATTTAAAGATCAATTTAAAAGACACATTTTGCCAGAGCAAGTGCATATTTTAAATGTTTCGTTTTTGGTGCCAGAATTGCGGCGGGAATTTGGTGGATGTTCGGGGAATATTGCTTATAACTTAAAATTACTCGGCGGCAATCCACTGCCTATGGCTACGGTGGGGATTGATTTTGATCCGTATTTGCGTTGGATGAATCGCTGGGAGATTTCTACAACCCATGTGAAAGTGATCGACGACACTTACACCGCCCAAGCCTTTATCACTACGGATTTAGACGACAATCAGATCACGGCTTTTCACCCTGGAGCCATGAGTTTTGCCCATTTGAACCGCATTAGTGACACTACAGGAGTGACAATAGGGATAGTTTCTCCTGACGGGCGTGATGGTATGTTGGAACATGCTACCCAATTTGTTGATGCGAATATTCCTTTTATTTTTGATCCCGGTCAAGGTTTACCGATGTTTAATGGTGATGAATTGACGCGATTTATTGAGCAAGCCACTTGGGTCACTGTCAATGATTACGAATGGGAATTGATGTTAGATCGTACCGGATTAAGCATTGAAAAGGTCTTAGAACGCGGAGTTAAAGCCTTAATCATCACCAAAGCCGCTTCAGGCTCATTAATTTACACCGCAGAAAAAACCTATACCATTCCCCCCGCCAAAGTCACTCAATTATTAGACCCCACTGGCTGTGGTGATGCCTTTCGTGGTGGGATTTTATTTGGCTTAATGAACGGCATGGATTGGGAGACGACGGGGCGCATTGCTTCGCTTATGGGCGCAATTAAAATCGCCAGTTATGGCACACAAAATCATCATCCCAGCTTAGATGAAATCAAGGCCTTATTTAAAACCCATTTTGGCTATGATTTTACTTGA